In Terriglobia bacterium, the following are encoded in one genomic region:
- a CDS encoding tetratricopeptide repeat protein: protein MVVQNPHDVEREAALKDFGIAIRYFQKRDYQRASELFEKVARAPVREIADRARVHLSFCERQWYQERHPKTAEGCYARGVAALNSRDLDQAREYLKKSDKLVPGQEYVHYALAAVYGLQGDPDNAFSHLEEAIRLRPQNQVQARHDEDFQTLSADPRFTRLLGADARQPLR from the coding sequence GTGGTAGTTCAAAATCCCCACGACGTTGAGCGCGAAGCAGCGCTGAAGGATTTTGGAATCGCAATCCGGTATTTTCAAAAAAGAGATTATCAAAGAGCATCTGAGCTGTTTGAGAAGGTTGCGAGGGCACCGGTCCGTGAGATAGCTGACAGAGCAAGGGTCCATCTAAGCTTTTGCGAACGCCAGTGGTACCAGGAAAGACATCCCAAAACGGCGGAGGGATGCTACGCCCGCGGAGTTGCGGCACTCAACAGCCGTGACCTCGATCAGGCCCGTGAGTATCTCAAAAAGTCGGATAAACTGGTCCCTGGTCAGGAATACGTTCATTACGCTCTGGCTGCTGTTTATGGACTCCAGGGCGATCCGGACAATGCCTTCAGCCACCTTGAGGAAGCGATCAGACTCCGTCCGCAGAACCAGGTCCAGGCACGCCACGATGAAGATTTCCAGACGCTATCAGCCGACCCGCGCTTCACTCGACTTCTGGGTGCTGATGCGCGCCAGCCGCTGAGATAA
- a CDS encoding gluconeogenesis factor YvcK family protein has product MRVVAIGGGTGLAVLLRGLKQLVIPESSQGQRSITRLTAVVTVTDEGGSSGRLRRDFGMLPPGDIRNCLVALAEDEKVLTRLFNYRFSAGKGLRGHSLGNLFLTALTKLTGDFSLAVRLASEVLAVRGEIFPATLADVRLTAQLADGRRAEGETQIHNTRVPIRKLSMAPARCRPMPETLDAVAEADLITVGPGSLYTSLLPNLLVSRIAEQIARSKATRVFIGNLMTQPGETRGYTAAEHLEPIIQHVGSNLFDFAVLNNRPFPISMRRRYAAGQAEPVTNDLVEIRSLGVSPICAPLLQTENGVARHDANRLARLLLDLARSRSRGSKATSGRHGEA; this is encoded by the coding sequence ATGAGGGTTGTCGCTATCGGGGGCGGTACTGGCTTGGCCGTTCTGCTGCGCGGTTTGAAGCAGTTGGTCATCCCCGAAAGCTCCCAGGGACAGCGGTCAATAACCCGGTTGACGGCTGTCGTCACAGTGACGGACGAGGGCGGGAGTTCAGGACGCCTGCGGCGCGACTTCGGCATGCTGCCGCCGGGCGACATTCGCAACTGCCTGGTAGCGCTTGCTGAGGACGAAAAGGTCCTGACCAGGTTGTTCAATTATCGTTTCTCGGCGGGGAAAGGCCTTCGCGGACACAGCCTCGGCAATCTATTTCTCACGGCTCTAACCAAGCTGACAGGTGATTTTTCGCTGGCGGTCAGGCTGGCGAGCGAAGTGCTGGCGGTGAGAGGAGAGATATTCCCCGCAACTCTGGCGGATGTCCGCCTCACTGCCCAGCTTGCTGACGGCCGGCGCGCGGAGGGAGAAACTCAGATTCACAACACCCGTGTGCCCATCCGCAAGCTGTCGATGGCGCCGGCGCGGTGCCGTCCCATGCCGGAGACCCTCGACGCTGTAGCCGAAGCCGATCTCATCACGGTGGGGCCGGGATCGCTGTACACCTCGCTCCTTCCCAACCTGCTGGTTTCACGTATTGCGGAGCAGATCGCGCGTTCGAAGGCTACCAGGGTCTTTATTGGCAACCTCATGACACAGCCCGGCGAGACGCGAGGTTACACCGCTGCTGAACACCTTGAGCCGATCATCCAGCATGTCGGGAGCAACCTCTTTGACTTCGCTGTCCTGAACAACCGCCCGTTTCCAATTTCGATGCGTAGGCGGTACGCCGCTGGGCAGGCTGAGCCCGTCACTAATGACCTGGTGGAGATCCGGTCCCTCGGGGTCTCTCCTATCTGTGCTCCACTGCTTCAGACGGAGAATGGAGTTGCGCGCCACGACGCAAACCGGCTCGCCCGTTTGCTGCTGGATCTTGCCAGATCGAGGAGCCGGGGCTCGAAAGCCACCTCTGGCCGCCATGGGGAAGCATAA
- a CDS encoding deoxyhypusine synthase family protein, translating to MRKHEILTVPTRPLEIDRKKNAASLLEKMQGISFQGRNLGIAFQIWKRMLDDRVIIMMGLSGAMIPGGMRRLVAYMIKHRLVDCVVSTGANFFHDIHETLGRLHYQCSPSMNDVHLQKNLIDRMYDTLVDEEEFREEDEFIGRFAATLDQSRPYTTREFLYLLGKEVSKRAKEDGIVTSAYKARVPLYCPAIGDSSIGIGIAENRHLGKNRFTFDVIGDVLETAHLAGESPATGVIYFGGGTPKNFVQQSEVTATFMRNAANGHKYAVQVVTDMPQWGGLSGCTFEEAQSWGKIAHDASMVTCNCDSTIAMPILVTALSEERELISKRKKPIFEMGPELKFSFPK from the coding sequence ATGCGCAAACATGAGATCTTGACTGTCCCAACTCGCCCGCTGGAAATCGACCGGAAGAAGAACGCTGCGTCGCTGCTGGAGAAGATGCAAGGCATCTCCTTCCAGGGGCGAAACCTCGGCATTGCATTCCAGATCTGGAAACGCATGCTGGATGACCGGGTCATCATCATGATGGGGCTGTCCGGAGCCATGATCCCGGGCGGCATGCGGCGCCTGGTGGCTTACATGATCAAGCATCGGCTGGTGGACTGCGTGGTGTCAACCGGGGCCAATTTTTTCCATGACATCCATGAAACGCTGGGGCGGCTGCACTATCAGTGTTCTCCCAGCATGAATGACGTTCACCTGCAGAAAAACCTGATCGACCGCATGTATGACACCCTGGTGGACGAGGAGGAGTTCCGGGAAGAGGATGAATTCATCGGGCGGTTCGCCGCAACACTTGACCAGTCGCGACCTTACACCACGCGCGAGTTTCTGTATCTGCTGGGCAAGGAAGTCTCGAAGCGCGCCAAAGAGGACGGCATTGTTACTTCAGCCTATAAGGCGCGGGTCCCGCTCTATTGCCCTGCCATCGGCGATTCGTCGATCGGCATCGGCATCGCCGAAAATCGGCACCTCGGCAAAAACCGCTTCACCTTTGATGTGATTGGCGATGTGCTTGAAACGGCACACCTGGCAGGCGAATCACCCGCCACCGGCGTCATCTACTTTGGCGGGGGCACGCCCAAGAATTTTGTGCAGCAGAGCGAGGTGACGGCAACCTTCATGCGGAACGCCGCAAACGGCCACAAGTATGCCGTTCAGGTTGTTACCGACATGCCTCAATGGGGCGGCCTTTCGGGCTGCACGTTCGAAGAAGCCCAGAGTTGGGGGAAGATCGCTCATGACGCCAGCATGGTCACATGCAACTGCGATTCGACCATCGCCATGCCCATCCTGGTCACGGCACTGTCTGAAGAACGGGAACTGATCAGCAAACGGAAGAAGCCGATCTTCGAAATGGGCCCTGAGCTTAAGTTCTCCTTCCCGAAATGA
- a CDS encoding dihydrodipicolinate synthase family protein, with amino-acid sequence MKPLTVDECGRRLWHGLVPAVPVPMTSDGQVDAAAQEKYIAYMRLQPIAGVALWAHTGRGLHLSRDQRLQVLQAWAEGIGADKLIIAGVGGSHQAATSFSAYADSALEMADDALRHGANALLVYAPSPLRKIAEEGELEKRVLDYHQQLASLHEPIILFYLYEAAGGISYSPGLLRRLFALPEVMGIKLATLDSVMTYQNVANLIGEEFPEKLLITGEDRFLGYSLMAGAQAALIGMGAACTELQYNMMDAYFSGHSVEFLDLSGAVDRLSQVLFIPPMEGYIRRMLWTLAHLGVIGRESTYDPWGPELPESEFAKIGESLANIGELDGPKGEKD; translated from the coding sequence ATGAAACCGCTCACGGTTGACGAATGCGGCCGTCGCCTCTGGCACGGCCTGGTTCCTGCGGTTCCTGTGCCGATGACTTCCGACGGACAGGTCGATGCCGCTGCGCAGGAGAAGTACATCGCCTACATGCGCCTGCAGCCCATTGCGGGCGTTGCGTTGTGGGCGCACACGGGGCGCGGTCTGCACCTCAGCCGCGACCAGCGTCTCCAGGTTTTGCAGGCCTGGGCAGAGGGAATCGGCGCCGACAAGCTGATTATTGCCGGCGTCGGAGGCTCCCACCAGGCCGCCACGTCGTTTTCGGCTTATGCCGATTCGGCGCTCGAAATGGCCGATGACGCTCTCCGGCACGGCGCGAATGCGTTGCTGGTTTATGCTCCTTCGCCGCTTCGAAAAATTGCGGAAGAAGGCGAACTTGAAAAACGGGTGCTCGATTATCACCAACAGCTTGCTTCACTCCACGAGCCCATTATTCTCTTTTACCTCTACGAGGCCGCCGGTGGAATTTCATATTCTCCAGGGCTTCTTCGCCGGCTCTTTGCCTTGCCCGAAGTTATGGGCATCAAGCTTGCCACGCTCGACAGCGTGATGACCTACCAGAATGTGGCAAACCTGATCGGCGAAGAGTTCCCGGAAAAACTCCTGATCACCGGCGAGGACCGCTTTCTCGGTTACAGCCTGATGGCTGGCGCGCAGGCGGCCCTGATCGGCATGGGAGCGGCCTGCACCGAGCTTCAATACAACATGATGGATGCCTACTTCAGCGGCCATTCCGTAGAATTCCTGGACCTTTCAGGGGCCGTTGACCGCCTGTCCCAGGTGCTGTTTATTCCGCCGATGGAAGGCTACATCCGCAGGATGCTCTGGACGCTGGCGCATCTGGGCGTCATCGGGCGCGAGTCCACTTATGATCCGTGGGGGCCCGAGCTGCCGGAAAGCGAGTTCGCGAAAATCGGAGAATCGCTTGCGAACATCGGCGAATTGGACGGTCCAAAAGGCGAAAAGGATTGA
- a CDS encoding MFS transporter: MRIFYGWWVVAAAFLNLFFGVGIVFYGMPVFYPELVRNLGFSRSQVTLGILIGFLIVAPFVGYLGSLIDRRGARAIIRFGLIFVGGPLILMGWMTHLWQYYLLSIAEVFGYILTGPIPNQVLIARWFRAARGRAMGYAYLGLGVGGAVSPILVHFLISHYGWRRAFEAVGLLILVVLLPVAQWVTRSAPEDMGLAPDGAEVAAAQPSAPAVVFDLRRVARSANFWLILLGSTLVIGAIGTVIQQFVLFLHDQKYTLGQASVISSGLLFAGLAGRVIVGYLADRFQKKNVMATFYLVLALAIPLLFVARYPIAAWSFAIIFGFAMGADYMLIPLVTAECFGLATLGKLLAVIIMANSLGQWIGPWTAGLIFDATHSYNIAWAAVTIGGVVGAFLIYSINVNREQRTSKSVSAASA; this comes from the coding sequence ATGCGCATCTTTTATGGCTGGTGGGTTGTTGCCGCGGCGTTCCTGAACCTCTTTTTTGGGGTCGGGATCGTATTTTACGGCATGCCCGTCTTCTATCCGGAACTGGTGAGAAACCTCGGATTCTCGCGCAGCCAGGTGACGTTGGGCATTTTGATCGGGTTCCTGATCGTTGCTCCGTTTGTGGGCTACCTCGGTTCGTTGATCGACCGCCGCGGCGCGCGCGCCATCATTCGCTTCGGTCTGATATTTGTGGGCGGTCCGCTCATACTGATGGGATGGATGACGCACCTGTGGCAGTATTACCTGCTTTCCATCGCCGAGGTTTTTGGCTACATCCTCACCGGGCCCATCCCCAATCAGGTGCTCATCGCCCGCTGGTTTCGCGCGGCGCGCGGGCGCGCAATGGGCTATGCCTACCTGGGCCTGGGAGTCGGCGGCGCGGTATCGCCCATCCTCGTCCATTTCCTCATTTCGCATTACGGCTGGCGGCGCGCCTTTGAAGCGGTGGGGCTTCTCATCCTGGTTGTGCTTCTTCCCGTCGCGCAGTGGGTCACGCGCTCCGCTCCGGAAGATATGGGACTCGCTCCAGACGGCGCGGAAGTCGCTGCGGCCCAACCCTCCGCGCCCGCGGTGGTGTTTGACCTTCGCCGCGTAGCGCGCTCGGCCAACTTCTGGCTGATCCTTCTCGGCAGCACGCTGGTGATCGGGGCCATTGGCACCGTCATCCAGCAGTTTGTGCTCTTTTTGCACGACCAGAAATATACCCTCGGCCAGGCTTCTGTGATTTCGAGCGGCCTGCTGTTTGCCGGCCTCGCCGGGCGCGTGATTGTCGGTTATCTGGCCGACCGCTTCCAGAAGAAGAACGTGATGGCCACCTTCTACCTGGTGCTGGCGCTGGCAATTCCGCTGCTGTTCGTTGCCCGCTATCCCATCGCCGCGTGGTCGTTTGCCATCATCTTTGGCTTCGCCATGGGCGCCGACTACATGCTGATTCCACTGGTCACGGCAGAGTGCTTTGGCCTCGCCACGCTCGGCAAACTGCTGGCCGTCATCATCATGGCCAATTCGCTGGGACAGTGGATCGGGCCATGGACGGCAGGACTGATTTTCGACGCCACGCACAGCTACAACATCGCCTGGGCGGCCGTAACCATCGGCGGCGTGGTGGGCGCATTTCTGATCTATTCCATCAACGTCAACCGCGAACAACGAACCAGCAAGTCCGTCAGCGCCGCCTCGGCATAG
- the menC gene encoding o-succinylbenzoate synthase: protein MSKAIYLSAIRLHWVQVALHEPFKISNGEVSVKDAVLVELQGENGAAGWGEASPMGGSFYSSETPGTTWDFLRSKVAPGLLERPIPEAGRCFEWLSQFPGEPFAKAGVEGAVWDFWANLVSVPLYEMLCGSRRPLASGAAIGLMPSIDELLDRVGTFLQQGYRRIKIKIMPGHDVELVRAVRSRFGDIPLMVDANAAYRLEDAAIFEQLDKYGLMMFEQPLARKALDEHAELQRRLKTPICIDESAEDLESIATAIRLGSAKIINIKVQRMGGLAPAKQAHDAARTAGIPCWMGTMPELGVASAQALHLATLGNFAFPTDVEASARWFKDDIIGPPIEISGEGFIHLPEGPGMGYKIDLKKVERYRIRFEEFRA, encoded by the coding sequence ATGTCGAAAGCCATCTATCTTTCAGCAATTCGTCTGCACTGGGTGCAGGTCGCACTGCACGAACCTTTCAAAATATCGAATGGCGAAGTCTCCGTCAAAGACGCTGTCCTGGTGGAATTGCAGGGCGAAAACGGCGCCGCTGGCTGGGGAGAAGCCTCGCCCATGGGCGGCTCATTTTATTCCTCCGAAACGCCCGGGACGACCTGGGATTTCCTTCGCAGCAAAGTTGCCCCGGGATTACTAGAACGGCCCATTCCCGAGGCCGGCCGGTGCTTCGAGTGGCTCTCGCAATTCCCCGGCGAGCCGTTTGCCAAGGCCGGAGTTGAAGGAGCGGTCTGGGATTTCTGGGCCAACCTCGTCTCCGTGCCGCTGTATGAAATGCTCTGCGGAAGCAGGCGGCCGCTCGCCTCCGGCGCTGCCATCGGCTTGATGCCGTCCATCGATGAGCTGCTCGACCGCGTGGGCACTTTCCTCCAACAGGGATATCGCCGCATCAAGATCAAGATCATGCCGGGCCATGACGTGGAACTCGTGCGGGCTGTGCGCAGCCGGTTTGGAGACATCCCGTTGATGGTTGACGCCAACGCCGCATACCGGCTGGAAGATGCGGCGATTTTTGAACAACTCGACAAGTACGGCCTGATGATGTTTGAACAGCCGCTTGCCCGCAAGGCGCTCGACGAACATGCTGAGCTCCAACGCCGCCTGAAAACTCCCATCTGCATCGACGAATCCGCCGAAGACCTGGAATCCATCGCCACGGCCATCCGGCTGGGGAGCGCAAAAATTATTAACATCAAGGTGCAGCGCATGGGAGGACTCGCGCCCGCCAAGCAGGCCCACGACGCCGCGCGGACGGCAGGTATTCCCTGCTGGATGGGGACCATGCCTGAACTCGGCGTGGCTTCCGCGCAGGCGTTGCATCTCGCGACGCTCGGCAATTTTGCTTTCCCCACGGATGTTGAAGCTTCTGCTCGCTGGTTCAAGGATGATATCATTGGGCCTCCCATTGAGATCTCCGGTGAGGGCTTCATCCATCTGCCCGAGGGCCCGGGCATGGGCTATAAAATCGACCTGAAAAAAGTCGAGAGATACCGAATTCGGTTTGAGGAGTTCCGGGCATGA
- a CDS encoding NAD(P) transhydrogenase subunit alpha, which translates to MPEGFISNLYVFVLAAFLGFEVIRRVSPLLHTPLMALTNALDAIVVVAAIIIAGREGSTLSLVLGAIAVAAAFSNMIGGFLITDRMLRMFKLSGRKRQ; encoded by the coding sequence GTGCCAGAAGGTTTTATCTCAAACTTGTATGTTTTTGTGTTGGCAGCTTTCCTCGGGTTTGAAGTTATCCGCCGGGTTTCACCACTGCTGCACACGCCGCTGATGGCTCTGACCAACGCCCTGGACGCCATCGTGGTGGTTGCCGCCATCATCATCGCGGGGCGCGAAGGCTCGACGCTTTCCCTGGTCCTCGGGGCCATCGCCGTTGCTGCCGCCTTCAGCAACATGATCGGCGGTTTTCTGATTACGGACCGCATGCTGCGGATGTTCAAACTGAGCGGACGTAAGAGACAATGA
- a CDS encoding OmpA family protein — MKYLRNQPVPEGRREHDRGSAKSGFMWFAGLVLVALAVLFYVVLARLDRVDREVRHLNTQTDQTSMKADAAAANAAAALDRASTAEQSAQQAAHQRDQAEQQKSQAQQQAQQAEQQAQAAQQQATQAEAKAEDYRKQREAELDRLQQSLGQIASTRRTAMGLVMTLGSKSIRFAFDKSSLRPEDREVLSRIAGILSTLKGYQISVYGYTDDIGTKDYNQKLSERRAQSVYGYLVQNGLDPTIMSTKGFGEADPLVAGDSEQARATNRRVEIGIVDSTIKPLSSLNQ, encoded by the coding sequence ATGAAGTACCTCCGGAACCAGCCCGTACCGGAAGGCCGCCGGGAACACGATCGGGGATCCGCGAAGTCGGGATTCATGTGGTTCGCGGGACTCGTGCTTGTCGCGCTCGCGGTGCTTTTTTACGTCGTGCTGGCGCGGCTGGACCGTGTCGACCGGGAAGTCCGCCACCTCAACACCCAGACTGACCAGACGAGCATGAAGGCGGATGCCGCTGCGGCGAATGCGGCCGCCGCTCTCGATCGGGCTTCCACTGCCGAACAGAGCGCCCAGCAGGCCGCCCACCAGCGCGACCAGGCGGAGCAGCAGAAGTCTCAGGCCCAGCAGCAGGCGCAGCAGGCCGAACAGCAGGCGCAGGCGGCGCAGCAGCAGGCCACGCAGGCTGAGGCCAAGGCGGAGGACTACCGGAAGCAGCGAGAAGCTGAACTCGACCGCTTGCAGCAGAGCCTGGGCCAGATTGCCTCGACGCGCCGGACGGCGATGGGCCTGGTGATGACCCTGGGAAGCAAGTCCATCCGTTTTGCCTTTGACAAATCGAGTTTGCGGCCCGAAGACAGGGAGGTGCTGAGCCGCATCGCAGGCATCCTTTCAACGCTGAAGGGATACCAGATCTCCGTTTACGGTTACACGGACGACATCGGCACCAAAGATTACAACCAGAAGCTTTCGGAACGGCGGGCACAATCCGTTTATGGCTATCTCGTGCAGAACGGCCTGGATCCCACCATCATGTCGACCAAAGGCTTTGGGGAAGCCGATCCACTGGTGGCCGGGGATTCCGAGCAGGCTCGAGCGACAAACCGCCGGGTCGAGATCGGCATTGTCGATTCCACCATCAAACCCCTTTCGTCTCTGAACCAGTAA
- a CDS encoding NAD(P)(+) transhydrogenase (Re/Si-specific) subunit beta — protein MNTSLLHLTTVQYLTDFAYIIAIAFFILSLKWLSSPSTARHGVLIGEIGAAIAVVTTFFNPDLVRFKWILIALLIGVIIGIPLGMVHMTAVPQRTAMSHAFGALAAALIGIAEYYMRIPHVNKFEMTEISLEVIIGCLSFTGSLIAAGKLQEWLPQRPIVYKGQNYVSFTVLTAAVASALILIINPVAPFLFPAMVIISLLFGVMLVTPIGGADMPTVIALLNSYVGLTAALLGFVLNSKVLVVAGALDGSSGFILAVIMCKAMNRSFTNVLFGAFGQLQVSAKGEEEEKVVHSASPEEAAAIIGAANTVLVVPGYGMAVAQAQHKVREMFDVLTKKGIDVKFGIHPVAGRMPGHMNVLLAEADVPYDKLVEMDDANSEMPQTDVALIIGANDVTNPAAKTDQGSPIYGMPIIEVNNARTVMVIKRSLSPGFAGIDNPLFYMDKTLMLFGDAKSFVSGIVKELAGGGD, from the coding sequence ATGAACACATCCCTATTGCACCTGACCACCGTTCAGTACCTTACCGATTTCGCCTACATCATCGCCATTGCCTTTTTCATCCTGTCGCTGAAATGGCTGAGCTCACCCTCGACTGCGCGCCACGGGGTCCTGATCGGCGAGATCGGCGCGGCGATCGCCGTGGTTACCACCTTTTTCAACCCCGATCTCGTTCGGTTCAAGTGGATCCTGATCGCGTTGCTGATTGGCGTGATTATCGGCATTCCCCTCGGCATGGTCCACATGACGGCCGTTCCCCAGCGGACGGCCATGAGCCACGCCTTCGGCGCTCTGGCCGCGGCCCTGATCGGGATTGCCGAGTATTACATGCGCATCCCCCACGTCAACAAGTTCGAGATGACGGAAATCTCGCTGGAAGTGATCATCGGCTGCCTCAGCTTTACGGGCAGCCTGATCGCGGCCGGCAAGCTGCAGGAATGGCTCCCGCAGCGTCCTATTGTTTACAAGGGCCAGAATTATGTGAGCTTCACGGTGCTGACCGCCGCCGTCGCGTCGGCTTTGATTCTCATCATCAACCCCGTGGCGCCCTTCCTTTTCCCGGCCATGGTGATCATCTCGCTGCTGTTCGGCGTGATGCTGGTGACGCCCATCGGCGGCGCTGATATGCCGACGGTGATTGCGCTTTTGAACTCCTACGTCGGCCTCACCGCAGCCCTGCTCGGGTTCGTGCTTAATTCGAAGGTGCTGGTGGTTGCCGGTGCTCTGGATGGTTCTTCCGGCTTCATCCTGGCCGTCATCATGTGCAAGGCCATGAACCGCTCGTTTACTAATGTTCTGTTCGGGGCCTTCGGCCAGCTCCAGGTTTCTGCCAAGGGCGAGGAAGAAGAAAAGGTTGTCCACAGCGCCTCGCCAGAAGAAGCTGCCGCGATCATCGGCGCCGCAAACACGGTGCTGGTCGTACCCGGCTACGGCATGGCGGTGGCCCAGGCCCAACACAAGGTCCGAGAAATGTTCGATGTGCTCACCAAAAAGGGCATTGACGTGAAATTTGGCATCCACCCGGTTGCCGGGCGCATGCCGGGCCACATGAACGTCCTCCTTGCTGAAGCCGACGTTCCTTATGACAAACTGGTCGAAATGGACGATGCCAACAGCGAAATGCCCCAGACGGACGTGGCATTGATTATCGGCGCTAATGACGTCACCAATCCGGCCGCAAAAACCGACCAGGGCAGCCCCATCTACGGCATGCCTATCATCGAAGTGAACAACGCGCGGACGGTGATGGTGATCAAACGGAGCCTGAGTCCCGGCTTCGCGGGTATCGATAACCCGCTGTTTTACATGGACAAGACCCTGATGCTTTTTGGGGACGCGAAGTCTTTTGTGAGTGGGATCGTCAAAGAGCTGGCTGGGGGCGGCGATTAA
- a CDS encoding Re/Si-specific NAD(P)(+) transhydrogenase subunit alpha — protein sequence MIIGVPTESFPGERRVGMVPSAVPSLAKAGFEVVIEAGAGVSAGYLDADYADKGARVLGSRAEIFKTADIVVQVLCYGSNDRTGKDDVALYREGQFLVGFLRPLGAVETLQDIAAKGVSSFSIELMPRITRAQSMDALSSMSTVCGYKAVLLAADTLPRLCPMLTTAAGTITPARVFIVGAGVAGLQAIATSRRLGAVASAYDVRPAVKEQVQSLGGRFVELPIEAKDAQDARGYATAQDESFYQRQRELLGRVVAESDVVITTAVIPGKKPPVLVTEEMVKGMAPGSVIVDLAAERGGNCELTEASKVVVKHNVSIVGTINLASTVPYHASQMYARNISTYLRHVFKDGKPEIDLGDEITRETLITRGGEIVHGRVREFFSLPARSARQNA from the coding sequence ATGATCATCGGTGTTCCCACGGAGAGTTTTCCAGGAGAGAGGCGTGTGGGCATGGTGCCCTCCGCTGTCCCTTCACTGGCGAAAGCAGGATTCGAAGTTGTTATTGAAGCCGGAGCGGGCGTCAGCGCGGGATACCTGGACGCGGACTATGCCGACAAGGGGGCCAGGGTCCTGGGCAGTCGCGCGGAGATCTTCAAGACAGCCGACATCGTCGTGCAGGTCCTCTGCTATGGTTCGAATGACAGGACGGGAAAAGACGACGTTGCGCTCTATCGCGAGGGCCAGTTTCTTGTGGGCTTCCTGCGCCCGCTGGGAGCGGTGGAGACCCTGCAGGACATCGCCGCCAAGGGGGTATCGTCGTTCAGTATCGAATTGATGCCCAGGATCACCCGGGCGCAGAGCATGGACGCGCTTTCATCGATGTCGACCGTCTGCGGCTACAAGGCGGTACTGCTTGCCGCGGATACGCTGCCGCGGCTTTGCCCCATGCTGACCACCGCCGCAGGCACCATCACCCCAGCCCGCGTTTTCATCGTTGGAGCGGGGGTGGCCGGGCTTCAGGCCATTGCCACCTCGCGCCGATTGGGGGCCGTCGCCTCGGCGTATGACGTGCGTCCGGCCGTCAAGGAGCAGGTGCAGAGTCTCGGCGGCCGTTTTGTTGAGCTGCCAATCGAGGCCAAAGACGCCCAGGACGCCCGTGGATATGCCACGGCTCAGGATGAAAGCTTTTATCAACGCCAGCGGGAACTGCTGGGGCGGGTAGTGGCGGAAAGCGACGTGGTGATCACCACGGCCGTCATCCCCGGCAAGAAGCCGCCGGTCCTGGTGACGGAGGAGATGGTGAAAGGCATGGCGCCAGGTTCGGTGATCGTGGACCTTGCTGCGGAGCGTGGCGGGAACTGTGAATTGACGGAAGCCAGCAAGGTTGTGGTGAAGCACAATGTCAGCATCGTAGGCACCATCAACCTGGCCAGCACGGTCCCTTATCACGCCAGCCAGATGTACGCGCGGAACATCAGCACGTATCTGCGCCATGTGTTCAAGGATGGGAAACCGGAAATCGATCTGGGAGACGAGATTACCCGCGAAACGTTGATTACGCGGGGCGGAGAAATCGTACATGGCCGCGTGCGGGAATTTTTCTCATTGCCTGCCCGGAGTGCGCGGCAGAATGCTTAA
- a CDS encoding arginine decarboxylase, pyruvoyl-dependent, with protein sequence MFVPQRMFLTKGVGKHREKLTSFELALRSAGIAACNLVRVSSIFPPRCKMVPRAEGIKELQPGQVTFVVISENSTREPHRLIAASIGVAMPADRNTYGYLSEHHSFGQTEQVAGEYAEELAAEMLATTLGVEFDPDQSWDEKKEIYRISNKIVRTSEITQSAIGDKRGLWTTVLSAAVLLGIEG encoded by the coding sequence ATGTTTGTGCCGCAGAGAATGTTTCTGACCAAAGGGGTTGGGAAGCACCGGGAAAAGCTGACGAGTTTTGAGCTGGCGCTTCGATCGGCTGGAATCGCAGCCTGCAATCTGGTCCGGGTTTCCAGCATCTTTCCACCCCGCTGCAAGATGGTTCCGCGTGCTGAGGGCATCAAGGAATTGCAGCCCGGCCAGGTTACGTTCGTCGTGATCAGTGAAAATTCCACACGCGAGCCTCACCGTTTGATTGCTGCATCCATCGGAGTTGCGATGCCTGCCGACCGCAACACCTACGGCTACCTTTCCGAGCACCACTCCTTTGGCCAGACCGAACAGGTGGCCGGAGAATACGCCGAAGAGCTGGCCGCCGAGATGCTGGCCACAACCCTGGGCGTGGAGTTCGATCCGGACCAAAGCTGGGACGAAAAGAAGGAAATCTACCGCATCTCGAACAAGATTGTCCGAACCTCGGAGATCACCCAATCGGCGATCGGCGACAAGCGGGGCCTTTGGACGACAGTTTTGTCTGCGGCCGTTCTGCTGGGTATTGAAGGTTGA